The following coding sequences are from one Pseudonocardia sp. EC080619-01 window:
- a CDS encoding alpha/beta fold hydrolase — translation MPQLSVGNQNGTPVELHYTDQGSGAPVVLVHGWPLSGRSWEKQVPALVEAGHRVVTYDRRGFGGSSQPWDGYDYDTFADDLHALLVHLDLREATLVGFSMGGGEVVRYIARHGTDRVAKAVLAAAVPPYLYKSDDKPDGGLDDATIEQFQAGVTGDRIAFLEEFTTGFFAAGDRTDLISEPNRLYHRAIAEFASPKGTLDCITAFGRTDLRGDVQKVSDAGVPTLVIHGDSDGIVPFEVSGKRSHESIKGAQLALIEGGPHGLNATHAEEFNRALLDFLAG, via the coding sequence AGCGTCGGCAACCAGAACGGCACCCCGGTCGAACTCCACTACACCGACCAGGGCTCCGGCGCCCCGGTCGTCCTGGTCCACGGCTGGCCGCTGTCCGGCCGGTCCTGGGAGAAGCAGGTCCCGGCACTGGTCGAGGCCGGTCACCGGGTCGTCACCTACGACCGCCGCGGCTTCGGTGGGTCCTCCCAGCCGTGGGACGGCTACGACTACGACACCTTCGCCGACGACCTGCACGCCCTGCTCGTCCACCTGGACCTGCGCGAGGCGACGCTGGTCGGCTTCTCGATGGGCGGCGGCGAGGTCGTCCGCTACATCGCGAGGCACGGCACCGACCGGGTCGCGAAGGCGGTGCTCGCCGCCGCCGTGCCGCCCTACCTGTACAAGTCCGACGACAAGCCGGACGGCGGGCTCGACGACGCCACCATCGAGCAGTTCCAGGCCGGCGTGACCGGCGACCGGATCGCGTTCCTCGAGGAGTTCACGACGGGCTTCTTCGCGGCCGGGGACCGGACCGACCTGATCAGCGAGCCGAACCGGCTGTACCACCGGGCGATCGCCGAGTTCGCCTCGCCGAAGGGCACGCTGGACTGCATCACCGCGTTCGGCCGGACCGACCTGCGCGGCGACGTGCAGAAGGTGTCCGACGCGGGCGTACCCACCCTGGTGATCCACGGCGACTCGGACGGGATCGTGCCGTTCGAGGTCTCCGGCAAGCGGTCCCACGAGTCGATCAAGGGCGCGCAGCTCGCGCTGATCGAGGGCGGGCCGCACGGCCTCAACGCCACGCACGCCGAGGAGTTCAACCGGGCGCTGCTCGACTTC